The proteins below are encoded in one region of Phaseolus vulgaris cultivar G19833 chromosome 1, P. vulgaris v2.0, whole genome shotgun sequence:
- the LOC137815333 gene encoding GDSL esterase/lipase At5g63170-like: protein MEQIVERAVTIVLVLFAVRAVAVNASIPALFSFGDSILDTGNNNNLQTFSKCNYPPYGRDFPGGIPTGRFGNGKNPTDLIASALGVKETVPAYLSSNLNSQDFITGVSFASGGSGIDDLTSQIQGVLSQPTQLRMFKEYIGKLTALVGQQRASEIISNSLFLVSAGNNDIAITYSNLLATTRPFPLYVSTLISTASNFFKSIYDLGVRKVWVLSTLPLGCLPGGRAAAGGPFRFCAQIVNMEAQTFNAQLSSAVDSIRASFPNYDIRFIDVYNPFLSLINNPQASGFIDAGEACCGTGAYGNSGVCNLLSVCLDPRTFIFWDFAHPSERAYQLVVSSVIQTQRNNDPSFFASSSVNTSLSN, encoded by the exons ATGGAACAAATTGTGGAGAGAGCAGTGACAATTGTGTTGGTTTTGTTTGCTGTGAGAGCAGTAGCTGTTAATGCATCAATTCCAGCATTGTTTTCATTTGGAGACTCAATTCTTGATACTGGAAACAATAACAATCTTCAAACTTTTAGTAAGTGCAATTATCCTCCCTATGGAAGGGATTTCCCTGGAGGAATACCTACAGGAAGATTTGGCAATGGAAAAAATCCCACAGATTTGATAG CATCGGCACTGGGAGTAAAAGAAACGGTGCCAGCATATCTTAGCAGCAACTTGAACTCTCAAGACTTCATAACTGGGGTTTCCTTTGCTTCTGGTGGTTCTGGCATTGATGATCTCACTTCTCAAATACAG GGAGTTCTGTCACAGCCAACTCAGCTGAGAATGTTCAAAGAATACATAGGAAAGCTGACAGCACTTGTGGGACAACAACGTGCGAGTGAAATCATATCCAACAGCCTCTTCCTCGTTTCTGCTGGCAACAACGACATTGCCATCACCTATTCTAACCTTCTTGCCACTACACGTCCTTTCCCTTTATATGTCTCCACTCTAATTTCCACAGCTTCAAACTTCTTCAAG AGTATTTATGATCTTGGAGTACGAAAAGTGTGGGTGTTAAGTACATTGCCACTGGGATGCTTACCTGGAGGAAGAGCTGCAGCTGGGGGGCCATTCAGATTTTGTGCACAAATTGTGAATATGGAAGCACAGACTTTCAATGCCCAGTTATCATCAGCAGTTGATTCCATCAGAGCCAGCTTTCCAAATTATGACATTAGATTCATCGATGTCTATAATCCTTTTCTTAGTCTTATAAATAATCCACAGGCATCAG GGTTTATAGATGCTGGTGAAGCGTGTTGTGGAACAGGTGCATATGGAAATTCAGGGGTGTGTAACCTTCTGAGTGTGTGTCTAGATCCTAGAACTTTCATTTTCTGGGATTTTGCTCATCCAAGTGAGAGAGCTTATCAGCTTGTGGTCTCTTCTGTTATTCAGACACAAAGGAACAATGATCCAAGCttttttgcttcttcttctgttAATACTTCTCTCTCAAATTAA
- the LOC137816313 gene encoding la-related protein 1B-like, which yields MVTTAKSSNHHSSSTPPSPLHPSDPNFPPKNLPSPWAQVVRGGDPESPPAIHQSPPSTSSSSSSLIADHPPSSDCSPKVIPASPPLDNSNTVGVADSSDGAEDNADRSKKPVWNKPSNGVVVETGPVMGAESWPALSAASTKASVKLPAESSSKTVADGSLSTSQGPVNSQSPQKQATTTNAKPNSATNYNVPGRQRSMKRVGGSGIVSGPSQGNFSNPPPPPPPPPPFPVYHIPPVSYGMVPFVPEPAPRDHYRNSNWDHRPMMGAFVPGMNEYRGSSHRGYFGPHPRGDGSSSYRNTYGSRHDQDRRNYGNTRDTFVPQPRMPPRGLLRHPPPNSAAFVGHQPIGPFANPMGFSEFYYYQPVTMEQFTGMPYFTPSPPPTIFPAAESPLSNKIVRQIEYYFSDANLVRDEFLRSKMDEQGWVPVTLIADFPRVRSLTTNVQMILDSMRTSTIVEVLGDKLRRHNEWMKWVSSTKTRSGSTSTSSSPRGPRYNNLTANFQAITLEETTVL from the exons ATGGTTACCACTGCCAAATCTTCCAACCACCACTCCTCCTCTACTCCTCCCTCCCCCCTCCACCCTTCCGATCCCAACTTCCCGCCAAAAAACCTTCCCTCGCCCTGGGCTCAAGTCGTTCGCGGTGGCGACCCCGAATCGCCGCCTGCTATTCACCAATCGCCGCCCTCGACGTCATCCTCCTCCTCGTCACTCATTGCCGACCACCCCCCGTCCTCCGACTGTTCTCCCAAGGTCATTCCGGCGTCGCCGCCGCTCGACAATTCTAACACGGTTGGTGTTGCAGATAGCTCTGATGGCGCTGAGGACAATGCTGATCGTTCTAAGAAACCCGTTTGGAATAAGCCCTCAAACGGCGTCGTCGTGGAGACTGGGCCTGTAATGGGCGCTGAATCGTGGCCCGCTCTGTCTGCTGCATCTACCAAAGCTTCTGTTAAATTGCCAGCTGAATCGTCGTCCAAGACCGTTGCTGATGGATCACTCTCCACTTCTCAG GGGCCAGTGAATTCACAGTCTCCTCAGAAACAAGCTACTACTACTAATGCAAAACCTAATTCTGCAACAAATTATAATGTGCCTGGCAGACAAAGATCGATGAAGCGGGTAGGTGGTAGTGGCATTGTGTCTGGTCCTTCCCAGGGCAACTTCTCCAATCCTCCTCCACCAccgccaccaccaccaccttttCCTGTTTACCATATCCCACCAGTTAGCTATGGTATGGTACCGTTTGTACCTGAGCCTGCTCCAAGAGATCATTACCGGAACAGTAACTGGGATCATAGACCAATGATGGGGGCTTTTGTGCCTGGGATGAATGAATATCGTGGTTCCTCTCACAGGGGTTATTTTGGGCCTCATCCACGAGGAGATGGTTCCTCTTCCTATCGTAATACTTACGGTAGCAGGCATGATCAAGATCGCCGAAATTACGGGAATACCAGAGACACTTTTGTACCTCAACCAAGGATGCCTCCTAGAGGATTACTGAGGCACCCACCTCCTAACTCTGCTGCTTTTGTGGGCCATCAACCCATTGGACCATTTGCTAACCCCATGGGTTTTTCTG AGTTTTATTACTATCAGCCAGTAACAATGGAACAGTTTACGGGTATGCCTTACTTCACGCCCAGCCCTCCTCCTACAATCTTTCCTGCTGCTGAATCTCCTCTCTCCAATAAGATAGTCCGCCAAATTGAATATTACTTTAG TGACGCTAATTTAGTGAGGGATGAGTTTTTAAGGTCTAAAATGGATGAACAGGGTTGGGTTCCTGTTACTTTGATTGCAGACTTCCCTCGG GTTAGAAGTCTTACAACCAACGTTCAGATGATCTTGGATTCTATGAGAACTTCCACAATAGTGGAAGTGCTG GGTGACAAGTTGAGAAGACATAATGAGTGGATGAAATGGGTGTCCTCTACTAAAACACGGTCTGGATCTACTTCTACTTCATCTTCTCCCCGTGGCCCAAGATACAATAACTTGACAGCTAATTTTCAAGCTATAACCCTGGAAGAAACAACAGTCCTGTAG